One Setaria viridis chromosome 3, Setaria_viridis_v4.0, whole genome shotgun sequence DNA window includes the following coding sequences:
- the LOC117850994 gene encoding 4-hydroxyphenylacetaldehyde oxime monooxygenase — protein sequence MAISLTSLLLLSLPQQWQPVLFALLSAISLLLLTRIRTSGRKGLKLPPGPATVPLLGNLHQLGPLPHRALRDLARVHGPVMQLQLGKAPAVVISSAEAAWEALKAHDLDCCTRPVSPGTKRLTYDLKNVSFAPYGPYWREARKLLTVELLSARGVKAAWYARRVQVEKLVSTLSRAEGKPVALDEHVLSLTDGIIGMVAFGNIYGSDKFSENNNFQDALDDVMEMLSGSGSSAEDFLPKAIGRLVDRLTGFIARRERIFRQLDAFFEMVIEQHLDPKRAPPENGGDLVDVLIDLWKKPCGTFNFTKDHVKAIIFSTFVAGIDTNATTILWAMSELIRKPRVLKKAQAEIRAAVGGGDRVQPDDMTKLSYLRMVVKETLRLHPPAPLLLPRETMRHIQIGGYDVPAKTRIYVNAWVIGRDPANWPDDPEEFNPDRFETNEADFKGEHPVLMPFGTGRRICPGMSMAMATVEFTLATLLFGFQWALPEGRAADDVSMEEEGRLVCHRKTPLVLVPTVYRRGLE from the exons ATGGCGATCTCACTCACCTCGCTGCTGCTCCTCTCCCTACCCCAACAATGGCAGCCCGTCCTCTTCGCACTTCTCTCCGCCATTTCCCTCCTGCTGTTGACGAGGATCCGGACGTCCGGGAGGAAAGGGCTCAAGCTGCCACCAGGCCCCGCCACGGTGCCCCTCCTTGGCAACCTGCACCAGCTCGGCCCGCTGCCGCACCGGGCCCTACGGGACCTGGCGCGGGTCCACGGGCCGGTGATGCAGCTGCAGCTCGGCaaggcgccggcggtggtgatttcgtcggcggaggcggcgtgggaggcgcTCAAGGCGCACGACCTCGACTGCTGCACGCGGCCCGTGTCCCCGGGGACGAAGCGCCTCACCTACGACCTCAAGAACGTGTCGTTCGCGCCCTACGGCCCCTACTGGCGCGAGGCGCGCAAGCTCCTGACCGTCGAGCTCCTCAGCGCGCGCGGCGTCAAGGCGGCATGGTACGCGCGCCGTGTCCAGGTGGAGAAGCTGGTCAGCACCCTGAGCCGTGCGGAAGGAAAGCCGGTGGCGCTGGACGAGCACGTCCTGAGCCTCACCGACGGGATCATCGGCATGGTGGCGTTCGGCAACATCTACGGCAGCGACAAGTTCTCCGAGAACAACAACTTCCAGGACGCGCTCGACGATGTCATGGAGATGCTATCCGGCTCGGGCTCCTCCGCCGAGGACTTTCTCCCCAAAGCGATCGGCCGCCTCGTGGACCGCCTCACCGGCTTCATCGCCCGCCGCGAGCGAATCTTCAGGCAGCTCGACGCCTTCTTCGAGATGGTCATCGAACAGCACCTGGACCCCAAGCGCGCGCCGCCTGAGAacggcggcgacctcgtcgACGTCCTCATCGACCTGTGGAAGAAGCCCTGTGGCACGTTCAACTTCACCAAGGACCACGTCAAGGCCATAATTTTT TCGACGTTCGTCGCCGGTATTGACACGAATGCGACGACGATACTGTGGGCGATGTCGGAGCTGATCCGGAAGCCACGCGTGCTCAAGAAGGCGCAAGCCGAGATCAGGGctgcggtgggcggcggggacAGGGTGCAGCCGGACGACATGACGAAGCTCAGCTACCTCAGGATGGTGGTGAAGGAGACCCTGCGGCtgcacccgccggcgccgctgctacTGCCGAGGGAGACCATGCGGCACATCCAGATCGGCGGGTACGACGTGCCGGCGAAGACAAGGATCTATGTCAACGCGTGGGTGATCGGCAGGGACCCGGCAAACTGGCCCGACGACCCGGAGGAGTTCAACCCGGATAGGTTCGAGACGAACGAGGCGGACTTCAAGGGAGAGCACCCTGTTCTGATGCCGTTCGGCACGGGGCGGCGGATATGCCCGGGCATGTCCATGGCTATGGCCACCGTCGAGTTCACGCTCGCCACTCTGCTCTTCGGCTTCCAGTGGGCGCTCCCggaggggagggcggcggaCGATGTGAGcatggaggaagaaggaaggctCGTCTGCCACCGCAAGACGCCGCTCGTGCTCGTGCCCACCGTGTACCGCCGCGGCCTCGAATAG